In Chroicocephalus ridibundus chromosome 4, bChrRid1.1, whole genome shotgun sequence, one genomic interval encodes:
- the RPL13 gene encoding large ribosomal subunit protein eL13, with translation MAPSRNGMILKPHFHKDWQRRVATWFNQPARKIRRRKARQAKARRIAPRPVAGPIRPIVRCPTIRYHKKVRAGRGFSLEELKLAGINKKFARTIGISVDPRRRNKSTESLQANVQRLKEYRSKLILFPRKPAMPKKGDSSAEELKMATQLTGPVMPIKNVFKREKARVISEDEKNFKAFASLRMARANARLFGIRAKRAKEAAEQDVEKKK, from the exons ATGGCGCCCAGCCGCAATGGCATGATCCTGAAGCCCCACTTCCATAAGGACTGGCAGCGACGAGTGGCCACATGGTTCAACCAGCCCGCCCGCAAGATCCGCAG GAGGAAGGCCCGCCAGGCAAAGGCTCGCCGAATCGCTCCCCGTCCTGTGGCTGGGCCTATACGGCCTATAGTGAGGTGCCCAACTATTAGATACCACAAAAAAGTTCGTGCTGGCAGAGGCTTCAGCCTAGAAGAGCTTAAA CTCGCTGGCATTAACAAAAAGTTTGCCCGGACTATTGGAATCTCCGTGGATCCCCGGCGACGCAACAAGTCTACCGAGTCCCTGCAAGCCAACGTGCAGAGGCTGAAGGAGTACCGCTCCAAGCTTATCCTCTTCCCACGGAAGCCGGCTATGCCTAAGAAGGGAGACAGCTCT GCTGAGGAACTCAAGATGGCGACTCAGCTGACGGGACCGGTTATGCCAATCAAGAAT GTTTTCAAACGGGAGAAGGCCCGTGTTATCTCGGAAGACGAGAAGAACTTCAAGGCCTTTGCCAGCCTGCGCATGGCCCGGGCCAACGCCCGGCTCTTTGGGATTCGTGCGAAACGcgccaaagaagcagcagagcaggatgtggagaagaagaaatga
- the CPNE7 gene encoding copine-7 yields the protein MPFAHGAACPPSHPAAHRATATMGEATEPSPQAPLAVLSKVELRVSCKHLLDRDTLNKSDPCVLLLMQSQGQWMEVDRSEVIKSNLNPVFAKIFTVDYYFEEVQKLRFEVYDSHGHAGVGTHDDDFLGGMECTVGQIVAQKRVTKPLFLKYGKFAGKSTITVISEEISGNNGYVELAFRAKKLDDKDLFSKSDPFLEIYRIDDDRSEQLVYRTEVVKNNLSPIWEPFKVSLNSLCSCEEKRKLRCVVWDYDSRGKHDFIGEFFTTFEEMQKAMGENKVQWDCMNPKYKIKKRNYKNSGVVVLLDLKIHRVYSFLDYIMGGCQIHFTVAIDFTASNGDPRNSCSLHYINPYQPNEYLKALVAVGEICQDYDSDKKFSALGFGARIPPKYEVSHDFAINFNPDNDECEGIQGVVESYQSCLPKIQLYGPTNVAPIISKVARVAADEERTKEASQYFILLILTDGVVTDMADTREAIVRASYLPMSIIIVGVGNADFTDMQILDGDDGILRSPKGEPVLRDIVQFVPFREFKNASPTALAKCVLAEVPKQVVEYYSYKAFPPRCPQPETPDSNLSSPQ from the exons ATGCCCTTCGCCCACGGGGCCGCCTGCCCCCCGTCGCACCCGGCCGCCCACCGTGCCACGGCCACCATGGGTGAGGCCACTGAGCCGTCACCCCAGGCCCCGCTGGCCGTCCTCTCCAAGGTGGAGCTGCGGGTGAGCTGTAAGCACCTCCTGGACCGCGACACGCTCAACAAGTCGGACCCCTGCGTCCTGCTGCTGATGCAGTCCCAGGGCCAGTGGATGGAG GTGGACCGCAGCGAGGTCATCAAGAGCAACCTCAACCCCGTCTTCGCCAAGATCTTCACGGTGGACTACTACTTCGAGGAGGTGCAGAAGCTGCGGTTCGAGGTGTACGACAGCCACGGGCACGCCGGCGTGGGCACGCACGACGATGACTTCCTGGGGGGCATGGAGTGCACCGTGGGGCAG ATCGTGGCGCAGAAGCGGGTGACGAAGCCGCTGTTCCTCAAGTACGGGAAGTTCGCGGGCAAGTCCACCATCACG GTCATCTCGGAGGAGATCTCGGGGAACAACGGCTACGTGGAGCTCGCCTTCCGGGCCAAGAAGCTGGATGACAAG gaCCTCTTCAGCAAGTCGGACCCCTTCCTGGAGATCTACCGCATCGATGATGACCGCAGCGAGCAGCTGGTGTACCGCACCGAG GTGGTGAAGAACAACCTGAGCCCCATCTGGGAGCCCTTCAAGGTCTCCCTCAACTCGCTCTGCAGCTGcgaggagaagaggaagctgagg TGTGTGGTGTGGGACTACGACTCGCGGGGCAAACACGACTTCATCGGGGAGTTCTTCACCACCTTCGAGGAGATGCAGAAGGCGATGGGGGAGAACAAG GTGCAGTGGGACTGCATGAACCCCAAGTACAAAATCAAGAAGCGCAACTACAAGAACTCGGGGGTCGTGGTGCTGCTGGACCTGAAG ATCCACAGGGTCTACTCCTTCCTGGACTACATCATGGGCGGCTGCCAGATCCACTTCACG GTGGCCATCGACTTCACGGCCTCCAACGGGGACCCCCGAAACAGCTGCTCCCTGCACTACATCAACCCCTACCAGCCCAACGAGTACCTCAAGGCGCTGGTGGCGGTGGGCGAGATCTGCCAGGACTATGACAG CGATAAGAAATTCTCAGCCCTGGGCTTTGGTGCAAGGATCCCCCCCAAGTACGAG GTCTCCCACGATTTCGCCATCAACTTCAACCCCGACAACGATGAGTGCGAGG GCATCCAGGGTGTCGTGGAGTCCTACCAGAGCTGTCTGCCCAAAATCCAGCTCTATGGCCCCACCAACGTGGCCCCCATCATCTCCAAGGTGGCTCGTGTGGCAGCCGATGAGGAGAGGACGAAGGAGGCTTCG caatACTTCATCCTGCTGATCCTGACGGACGGGGTGGTGACGGACATGGCGGACACGCGGGAGGCCATCGTCCGCGCCTCCTACCTGCCCATGTCCATCATCATCGTCGGGGTGGGCAACGCCGACTTCACGGACATGCAGATCCTGGACGGGGACGACGGCATCCTGCGCTCCCCCAAGGGCGAGCCCGTCCTCCGCGACATCGTCCAGTTCGTCCCTTTCCGGGAGTTCAAGAAT GCGTCACCGACGGCCCTGGCAAAGTGCGTGCTGGCGGAGGTGCCCAAGCAGGTGGTGGAGTACTACAGCTACAAGGCCttcccgccccgctgcccccagcccgaGACCCCCGACTCCAACCTCAGCTCGCCCCAGTGa